TCCTACTGCAAAAAATGAACTTCCTGTTTTCATTATTTCCGGCATTGTCTGTACCCAATTTTTATTTCTATCGGTAAGCATTGCTTTTTCTTGTTGGGCATTCATGAATCTTTCATCTTTAAAAAGAGTATATAATGCCTGAGCGTCTTCATTTTTGAAAGCTTCTATCATCTTTTTGAACAATGCTTCATACTCTTTACCCAGTTTCAGCTGAGCAATAGTAGCTCTCAAATCATAAGCATCATTGATAGATTTCATTTGATCGCTTACTTTCTCCAGTCCTTTGATATTCTTTTTTTCTTTAACAGCATTTTGAAGCAATTCGATTTCATACATCTTCATTTCAGTTTGAGGACATGGAATGGCTTTCATACTGAGAAGAGCGTAAAGAGCCTGAGGACTGGAGTTATTTATTTTTTCCAGACTCGTTCCATAATCTGAAAGGATTTTATCCAATTCTTTGGCTTCAT
This is a stretch of genomic DNA from Chryseobacterium tructae. It encodes these proteins:
- a CDS encoding TraB/GumN family protein, which translates into the protein MKNLIQLGLAALLSMNFMTASAQSKSTTNENGLLWEVTGNGLSKPSYVTGTFHILCSKDFDIKPKVLKALDKSENFVMEINFTDPNEMAALQKIHQNDKKISDQLSLNEAKELDKILSDYGTSLEKINNSSPQALYALLSMKAIPCPQTEMKMYEIELLQNAVKEKKNIKGLEKVSDQMKSINDAYDLRATIAQLKLGKEYEALFKKMIEAFKNEDAQALYTLFKDERFMNAQQEKAMLTDRNKNWVQTMPEIMKTGSSFFAVGGSHLMGENGIIPLLQSKGYTVKPVMQLQ